TTTATTTGGATAATATTTCTCAAGGTTTACGTAACTTAAAGAGTGGCAATGAAAGCGGACTGAAACAAAGCGTTTTAACACTACTGTCTCGTCCCTACACTCCAGGGAACCCCAATGATGGTTGGTACGGTCGTCAATTAGTTGATGTTCCAGAGACGATTGCGTCTTTAGAACCTCCCGCCGGAAGTACTTTTTTGACCGGACTTCCACCAGTAGGGGGAGAGCAGATGATGACTGGTTTTATTCCGCCGGGATTGACGGAAACTTTCATCCCATCAGTAACCTCTCCCTTGTGGCCTTATGCCCTGATACCTCTGGCTCTTTTATTGCTGACCTTTGGAGACAATGGTAGCTCACAAGCGGTTGAACCGCCGATTATTCCCCCAGAGCCACCGACAACTCAGACAGTACCAGAGCCGTCAGCGCTCACAGCTTTACTGCTGTTCAGTTTGGGAATGGGTATATTAAATTACAAACAGAGGTTTATGCAGACGAAGAGCAAGTCCTAAGTTGACAATTTCATAGACAAAACTATACTTATATTGACAAAAGTCAATATATATTTTAGGAAAAAATCAACTACTTGATATATAATACGGTGATATCAAGTATTGAATTGAGACTATTGCCGACGCGAAAACCAAGCAATGATGGTGGTAGTCTTTTTCAGAAACTTAATTGGAACACAATCGCGTCTGGCTAAGGCGTGAAAGTCTACTGAGGGATAACTGCTCCCATGCTCCCGTTGAAGTAGAAAGTAAAGTCTAGTTTTGTCTAGGTTTTATATAGCAGCTAATTTGAAGGGATAGATTCGTCAAAAAAAGATCCCAAAGTTTCTTGTGAATCGGGCATCTTTGCCCGGTCATCACCAAGGACTGGCAGAGGTTCGGCTTCAGCCCTCACTGGAGCCGTTAAAGCCCTGGGGGCATAGCTGCGCTGACCTGGGTAGCGTGCCGGAGGCATCAGCCATACTTTGTCCATCTCACAATATGGGATAATTTATTTTGTGGTATGACCTATACTCTAAATCTGTTAGGCAAATATAAAAATTTACCTTTAACTGAAGATGCCGTACTCCGGATGAATCGTGACTGGATATCATATGGCGATCGCTTGAATAAAAGAATCCCTCGGTAACTAATCGAGGGATTTCTATTTTTAGTACTTTGCACATGAAATGTATCCCACATAATTAGTGTATCTATCTTTTTAAAATTAGGTGTGCCAAAATGCCAAATTAATGTGATTCATGCAATCAATGACGGCGCTTAATCATTTGTGGCTACCTGTACCGACAAATTTGACTTTATTACCAAATGATGTTCATATCTGGCGCATTCACCTTGATGTCCCAGAAGCACAGCAACAAAATTTGCTAGCAACCCTTTCGGGTGACGAACTTACTCGTGCTAACCGATTCCATTTTCAGGAGCATCGGCAGCGTTTTATTGCGGGTCGTGGTATCCTGCGGAGTATATTGGGTAGCTACTTGGGTATTGAGCCGCAACGAGTCCTGTTTGATTATCAAGAACGTGGTAAACCAGTATTAGCGGATAGTTTAGCTAAAAGTGGCTTATGGTTTAACTTGTCTCATTCCCAGGGGTTAGCTCTGTGTGCAGTGAATTATCACAATCGAATTGGGATAGATTTAGAATATATTCGCCGGATGTCTGATGTAGAAGCCCTTGCCAAAAGGTTCTTTTTACCGCGAGAATATGACGTAGTGCGATCGCTATCTGATCACCAACAGCAAGAAATATTTTTCCGTTATTGGACTTGTAAGGAAGCGTATTTAAAAGCAACTGGAGAAGGACTAGCGCAGTTAGAACAAGTTGAAGTATTACTCAATCCCACAGAACCAGCGCAGTTACAGACATCTGAAAGTTGGAGCCTCTTCGAGCTAAGGGCTGCTGAGGATTATTTTGCTGCTGTGGTTGTGGAGGGTTCTGGCTGTAATTTGCAGTGTTGGCAATACTGATTAGTTATCTTCTTGCATATTTCTGACAATCTTTGTCACTAGCCTTCTGGGTGTAAAGCTGACGCTTTTTGCCAGAATTTGATTTATTAGACCAGGAATAACAATGGTTTGGCCTTTCATTAAGGCCGCATAACCGATTTTAGCCACTGTTGCGGCATCCATCATCCTTTTACCCTTCATTAGTTTAGACTCTGCCATCCCCGTTCGTTGATGAAAGGCAGACTCTGTGGAGCCTGGACAAAGCACTGTTACCGTCACGCCTGTACCTTCTAATTCATTAGCGATCGCCTCGGAAAATGATAAAATATAAGCCTTAGTAGCAAAATAGACCGCCATCAACGGTCCTGGTTGAAAAGCCGCAGCCGAAGCAACATTTAATATTTTGCCATCGCATTGCTTGACCATATCCTTTAGGAATAGCTTAGTTAAATGAGTGAGACACACCATATTTACCTGTAGCATTTCCAATTCAGCAGTTAGGTCTGTTTCGTTAAATAATCCATAAATACCAAATCCGGCATTATTCACCAGCACATCAACCTTAATATTTGCTGCTTGCAACTCTGTAAAAATTTCTTGCGGAGATGTGGATATAGATAAATCCTTGACAATAGTTCTCACAAAATTGCCAAATTCTTCTTGAAATTTAATGGCAATTTCTTTGAGCTTTGCTTCAGTTCGGTCTACTAACACCAAATTATAGTCATGAGAAGCGAAAATAGATGCTAGTTCGTAGCCAATACCACCCGCCGCCCCAGTAATGAGAGCTGTTTGTTTGTGCTGAACTTGGTTTGTTGTGTTCATTTCAGAAGATTGGTGAATTCAATTTGCTCGGTCTGCCTGACATTGACTGTGGCTTTCCGTGATTTACCGTTTAATAATTTCGGTTGAAACTACTAAACTTATTGTTGTTTATTACCCTTTCAAATTCTTGTATCTTACTCAACCCAGAACCGCTATAATAATAATTATTATACATCGAAAAAAGTTTATATTAAAGTTTAAATAATTAATTTATATTGATGTATTTATTAATAACAATATTTTACGTAATTACAGCACTTTGCAAGTAAATGAAGTACACACATTAATATTATAAATCTTGTGGGATGGGCATACTTCGGCAAGCTCAGTACAAGTCTTGCCCGCCCTTGTGTACCTCACTTAGATGAAATATACTGTAATATAGTTTTATAGTAAATTCAAACAATTCAATTAACTTATAGATACAATAAAGTAGAGACATTTCCTGAAAGGTCTCTACAAAATATACTTCCTATTTCTAGTTCATCATCTATGCAAATTCACGTAACTATAAGCACAGAACACAAAGAAAGAAGGAAATAAATAGTATCAGGTCGATTTGATGTTTCTTTTCCAGACAACAAATTAAGCAAGAGTCAAGAAACCAGTTTGAATTAAGTAGGAAGTGTAAGTCATCAATAATTGAGAATCAATTGGTGGACAAACAATAGAACTACCTGAGAGAGCTTTCAGAGTTTGCTGACAGCTAATAGTTGGTCTTCTCGCTTGCAGATACAAATCGGGAATAGTCAATTGTTCATCAGACCAGCGTTCTAGTAAAAAAGGACGCAGAGTGTATAAAGGATTCTCTACAGAAGAGACATTATTAATTAACTCTGATTGCCATTGTTCGTAGGGAATCATCTCTACAGGATAACCAAAAGAGCGCACCCATTCAACTAAATCTTTTAAAGAAATGGGTTGAGGATGTTGTAAATGGAATGCTTTCCCAATGGATTGTTTTTGTCTGGATAAGTACACAACAGCTTTACTTACATAGTCTACAGGGGACATATCCAACATATAATCTACATCAGGGAAGCTGCCCATTTGTAAACAGCCTTTGGTCATCAAATTGATAAAATCATGGGTGTTACAAATACCTGTTTTGCTATCCCCCGAAATTAATGGTGGTCTGTGAATAGTTACAGGTAAACCTCTATCACGAGCAACTTTAACTAACTTTTCTGCCACCCATTTAGTCTGAGAATATCCCAGATAAATACCTTCCCAATGATCAAATTCATCCTGTTCTTCAACCAAATGTCCAGCATAAGCAGTTGATTCAAAAACAGCGATACTGGAAACATAATGCACAGGCTTGACTTTAGTCTGACAAGCTAATCTCAAAATTTCTTGAGTTCCTAAAACATTGGCTGTTTTTAGTGCTGAGTAAGGATAAACATAATTCAGCAATGCCGCACTGTGATAAATAGTATCAATATGGCTCGCTAAAATGTGGAACTGTTCAGAGTCAATACCCAAAAGTGGTTGAGCTAAATCACCAACAATAGCAATAATGCGAGAATTAAACTTCTCATCCCAAATTGCATACTGTTCTAAATTCTTTTGTAGTTTGCTTTTACCTTCTGCTGCATTAGCCGCCCGGACTAAGCAATAGATATCCGCACCGGTTTCTTGTAGTAATTCCCGGATAATAAAAGCACCTAAAAAACCAGTTCCCCCAGTTAAAAAGATATTCTTAGGTTCACCCGTAAACACACTCACTGCATTGCTAGGATGAATAGCAGGGTCAAGCACAACTTCAGCAGCCAAATTTAGAACTGAAGTGTTAACTTGACCGTCTTGAACCTCTAAACCTTCTTGTAATTCTTCAGCTAAACGCTGTGAAAGAGATGCAATATTGGGGTAGTGCCATAGCAGAACAGGAGATGGTTGAAATCCCAACAATTTTTCTAATTTACTAACCAAAGTCATCGCCTGCGCGGAATCCAAACCATAGGTTTCTAAATTTTCGTTGATGTCTATTTCATCAATTTCTACCGCGATTAATTCAGCCATATTATTCACCAGCCATGCTTGAATATCTGCCGCACTATAAGTTTGTTTTAGAGTCATTTTTACATCTCCAATAATTGAGAATAATCTGGGCAATACTGACTGTAATCATCGGGAATTTGCATTCCTTGAATTTTTAAGCTTTGAATGCGATATAGAAATGCTGCTCCAGTCATGATGTGATGAGCAACATCAACTACCCGACGATTATCTGGTTCAGCTAAATAAGTACCGCGCACCCAATCATTAAAACTACCCATTGCAGGGCCACACCAAATTTGATAATCAACTTCTCTACCTTTTTCCCCCGAACTAGACCACCGGGAAGATAATCCTAAATACCAGCGAAAAATTAACGCCATTTTTAGCTTAGGATTATTAACTGCCTTGCCTAGTTTTTCAGGATTTTTTTGGGATAAATAACTTGCTGTTCCTTCCCAGACTTCAGCCAGAGTTTTGCGAAAAATTTGCTTTTCTATTTTCTCTCTTTCTGCCTGGGGAATCTCTTCAATGGAGTTATAGTTACGGTACAATTCATACAACTTTTGCGCCCGCATCGGGAACATTGTGCCACGTTTGAGGACTTGCAGTTTCACGCCCATTTCAAACATATCGGCGGCTGGAGCCATAATCATATCCGCCATTTCAGCTTGAGCTAATAATTTTTTAGTATGATTACAAGCTCCAGATTCAACGCAGGACTGATTAATTGAACCAGTCATAATGTAAGCAGCACCCATCATAAAAGCTGCTAAAGCTGATTGTGGTGTGGCAATTCCGCCAGCTACTCCAATTCTAATGGGTTGTTGATATTGAAATTGTTCTTGGATTTCATTCCGCAAACTAATAATAGAAGGTAATAAACAGACTAAAGGACGATTATCTGTATGTCCGCCAGAATCAGCTTCGACGGTGATATCATCAGCCATCGGCACTTTAGTAGCAAGTTTGGCTTGTAAATCAGTAATTAATCCTTGTTCAAGTAATTCTTTAAGTATTCTGGCTGGTGCTGGTTGGAGAAATTTACTAGCTACTTCTCGCCGCGAAACTTTGGCAATGACTTTGTTTTTGATTTCAATTTGATTGGCATCATTTAAGCTTAATCCCGCAACCCGGTAATAAACTATGTTGGGGGTTAAATCTAAAAATGCTGAAGCTTCTACGGTTCTTACTTGATATTTGAGGTATAAGTTCACAGCACGGCGTTCAATAGCCATGTCGTTAGGGCTGTGAATTAAATTGAAGGCGTAGGGGCCATGAGGTAATGCTGCTTGAATGCTTTTAATGGCTGTTTCTAAACGTTCTGGAGGTAAGCCACCGGCACCAAATGAACTCAATATTTTGGCTTTTCCTAATGCAATTACCATTTCTTCGGAGGCTATTCCGCCAGCCATTGCACCAGTTACATAAGCGTATTTTACGCCATGAGCAGCTAGGAAGTTTGAGTCTCCTAGTTGTTGTAGATTGATTGGGGGAATAAAGGTAAGAAGTTCTGGTTGTGCTGTGGTGTTATTTTCTGGAGGGCATAAGTAGCCTTCGTTTGTAACACCAATTTTTCCGCCAATTTTAAGGATGTAGCAGGGTTTGTCTAATGTTAGGAGTTTGTTTTTGATGGCTGATTCTTGGAAGGATATGCTATCTAATGAACCTTTCCAGGTGAGGTTTTGACTGTGGGGATTGGTGGGAAATTTTAGGCTATTATTATGTTGATCTGGTAGTGTGTCTACGGGTGTCACGGTGGTTATACCTCAGTTTGTTAATGGGGGGTTTTTAACGAACCGCCAAGTTGCCAAGTACGCCAAGAAGAGAAGGAGAGATTTTTATTTGATAGTTAGCATGGCTGAATTAGAGTCGGGAGTTATGGAATAACGAACTGCAGAGGACATAGAGTACACAGAGGAATGAGAGTTTGAGAGGTTTTGTGCGTAAGTCCTAACCCGGATTTCTCATCTCTTACTCTCTGCGCCTCTGCGCCTGGTGCGTGTTAGCGTAGCGGGGCGTAGCCCTACTAATTCATGCTTTCAATCAAGTTTGTTCATTCAATAAGTTTTCGGCACAAACTAACTGTAATTGAATGATTTCGCTCATCTGTTTACTAAAATCTTTTCTGGCTTGCAGGAAGGCAGTGTGATTTTGAGTTATTCTGTAATTGTTATCGCTCAGTTGTTTGTACTGAGTTCTGTTCAATTCAAGCATTCTAATTGTGTTATCAAGTTGATGGTTTGTAGCTGGAGATGACACAATTGGTTGCAGAGTTTTCTGTGCCAGAACTGTTGACTCAGAAGATTGTAATTCTTCTGGAATCTCAAAACCGTGTTCCATGATATTTTTTGTTGGGTCTTCGGCTGGCTGGGTTGGGGAATTTATGTTGTCTAATTTGCTGGCAAATGGTATGTTTTGATGCAGTTTTTCTACCCGATAACTGTTGAGGTTTTTGGCGATATTTTGGAAGTATTTACGGTTTTCTTCACTTAAAATTGCACCTGCAATTGATTTACCGCCCAAGGTAATTGTTCTTAGGGTTAATTTGTTTTGTTTGGTTGTGGCTGTGCTGAGGTTGTACAGGGGTGATAAATCTAAATTCACCCGATGACTGACAAGTTTTGCTAAGGCTTTGACCATTGATGTGTGGTCATCCATACCTCTACGATTGAGGGATACGGTAATGTGTTCTTTGTTTTCTAAGATTTTACTCATCCATCGAGAACAAACTCCACCCGCGCCAGCTTCTACAAATATTTTTACGCCATCTTCATAGACACGGTTGACTAATTGGGGAAAGTCCAGTTGTTGGCAAAGTCCGGTGGCTATACTTTTAGCTATGACATCTCTATCAAGTTTGATGGGTTGGTACTCGGCGGCTGAGTAAAATGTGATGTCTGGTAGGTTTTGGGTGGGTAAGCTATTAACTTTGGCGATTTCTTCATATTCTGACCGCATGGCTTCGCAATGAATTACATGGTCGAAGGGTGCGGGGAAAGAATTACAACCAAGAGTTTTAATTACTCTCTGACAAGCTGTTTTTTCTCCAGCAATTAAGACTTCTTCTGGTGTGTTGATTTGAGTTAAATAAACTCGTGGCTCATGTTTTAAACATTCTTCTACCTGGTAAGGTGTGGCCATGAGGACATAGGTAGCCCAGAACTCATCATCTTGTAATTCTGTGCTATCTGTTAAGCCCCAATACTGACGTACAGCATTTTTAGCACCTGATAATTTATCCCCAAATAATGGTGATGAGTTGAGAGTATTACTACCGCCTTCAAAATCACTCCAAACTCCTTGGGCTACCATCATGCTGGTTTCACCTAAGCTATAGCCAAAGACACATTTTGGTTGAACTTGAAAGTCATCTCGGAAAATCGCTGTCATGTATCTGGCGAAGGCGATTTCACTTTCAAACATTCCCAGGGAATCATCTAATAATTCTTTTTCGAGGGTTTCTAGTTGTCTAGTGGCGAGTTTGGGGAAGCTGCGAGGATAAACCAATTTCTCTACATCAGCAGCACGGTTATAGAGGTTATTACTCTTTAAGTCCTCAAAAACTTTGGGAAATAGGCGGAAAACTGTCCGACCAATACCAATATAGGAGTTAACGGCGGCTGGATAAACATAAGCGACACTTGCCGTTTTACCCAACGGTTTGGCTGTAAAATAACTACCTAATGGGGTTAGCCAGTCTGTACCTTTTTCAAAAGCAGTATTTACGCCTTTACGTGCAGCATCAATTTGTTTGAGGATTTCTTTTTTGTTACGTCCAGTAATTGTTAGAGCATATTTACTTTCAGAATGCTCTTTAAAAGTTGTGAAGGTTTGACTGGCTGTAGTTGATAAACAAGAACTATCTTCAATAGTTTTTTCGAGACTATTTAAAACCTCTTGTAAGTTGTTTTGATTTTCAGCTGCTACAGGGAAAAGATGAAAAGGCATTTGCTGTAAATACTTACTATCACGCTCTTCTTGGTCTGGGTCTTCGGATAAGATGACATGAGTATAAGTCTCGTCTATACCTATGCTATTGATAGCGGCTATACGACGCGTACCACCTTTATCGACAAACCAAGGTCTGGACTCTGTAGCGACATAGAAGGGGCTACCTGACCATTTTTGTGGAGTCTTCGCACCAGACCATTTAGGAGTAGCAGGAATGTATCTGTAATAGAGACAAAGGGCAGTTTTGATTAAACTAGCAATTCCCGATGCTGTGTATGTATGACCGATATTAGCTTTGACGCTACCAATGGCACATTGCAAACCGTTTCCAGTTTGAGGATAAGCCTGTAATAACCCGGTGATTTCGGCTTCATCTTGTTGAGGAATACCACTCCCAAAGACTTCTACATAGTTAATCTCTTGAGGTTGAATTTTGGCGATTTCAAAAGCTTTCTGACAAGCATCATTTGTGGCTGCTGCAAAACTGACAGCATCCAGTACAGCATATATTTTGTGGTTCTCTTTTTGGGCGGTATCATGACGCTTGAGGACAACTGCACCAGCACCTTCTCCAACCATCCAACCATCGGCATTTTCGTCAAAACTTAAGGTATTGATACCTTGATTTATTTTGGCTAATTGACTACGTAATAAGACATTTTCTACACCGCCGGCTAAATCAATTGCACCTAAAACTACAGCCTCGACTTCTCCAGATGCTAGTAACATTTGTGCGACTTCTAAGGCTTTGAGGGCAGAATTTTCACCAGCCGTCATTGTGAAAGCGGGTCCTGTGAAGTTCCATAAAGCGGAAATTCGACCTGCCATAATATTGGCGATGTGACTGACATACTCGCTGGTTTCAACAGGATGATGAATGCTATCTTTAACTATGCTTTCTAACTGTGAAAGTTCTGCATCTGGTAGAGAGATATTATCCTCTAATAAGCCCTCTTTGACCTGCCAAGATAAATCCCATCGTTGTTGTAACTGATGTACAGAAAGTTCAGTTTCCGCCGCCACAATTACTGCGACATTTCCACCTTCTTTTAGTCCCGCATCTTCAACAGCACGGTTAGCAACTTTTAATAGTAACAGTTGTTGGGGATTGAGTTTTTCAACTTCGTTTGGAGGAACTTTACAGGCTAAAGTATCAATGTCAAAGTCTTGGATGTATGCCCCAATTGGTGGTTTACCATCTGCTAAACCATACTCTTGCAGTAAGTCTGTTTGCTCATCTAGACCTTGCCATCTAGAGGGGGGGAGAGGAATAAAATGCTGTTTTCCTTCGTAAATACTGCGCTCAAAGGCATCTAATCCGTTACAGCCACCGAAAAAGGCATCCATGCCAACAATAGCGACTTTAGCCTGTTCTACAGGTACATCTGAGTTAATATCTAGGGCTGTGTTTCCCTGTTCAAGAATTAAGTGGGAATTAGTCCCGCCAAAACCAAAGGCGCTGATGGCTGCGCGTTTAATGGGTGTATTGTTGTTAGGCCATGCTGTGGCTTTTCTGACAATATTATCGCTGGAAATAACGTTATTGTCTGAGGCTAAAGGGACATCAACATTAATGGTAGGTGGAATTAGATTCTGAGACATACTCAGAATTACTTTTGTCAAGCCTACCATCCCAGCAGCCGTTAATAAATGCCCGACGTTGGCTTTAGCAGAACCTACTAAAGGTGAGGCTTGATGTTGTCCGAAAAAGGTAGCTATAGAGTTGAGTTCTGTTGTATCTCCTAGTAATGTGCCGGTAGCATGACATTCTAGATAATCAATGCTTTGAGGACTAATTTGAGCTTCTTTATAGGCTCGTTCAAAAGCGAGGACTTGTCCTTTGGTATTGGGACTGAGTAGGTGCTTACCTTTACCATCGTTAGAGAGTCCATTACCGCAAATTGTGGCGAGAATATGATCTCCATCTCTGACAGCATCGGTGTATCTTTTCAGGACTACCATTCCTACACCGTCACCGGGAATTAGTCCTCTGGATGTCTTATCTAGGGGGCGACTTGTACCGTCTTCAGCAAAGCCTTGGACACCAGAAAAGAGCATTCGCACAAATAGCGAGTCTGCACAACTGATGGCTCCGGCTAACATCATGTCAGCTTTATGGGATGATAGATAATGAGAGGCTAGTTTAATAGCATAAAATGAGGATGAACAAGCAGCATCTAGACATAAATTAATTCTAGATAGTGATAAGGCTTGAGCAACTATTGATGCTGGTAAGCCGGAAATCATCGCATTGTAAACTGATGCTTTGGTTGCTATGGGTAAGGTAGCTAAATCAAAATTTTCATGCTGTAAAAGTTCTTTAACAGCAGGTGCGATCGCTTGCCGATAAATAGGGGAGAATAATTGATGGGAAAGTCTAGTTGGGAAGGAAAGATTTCCTAGAATTACACCACATTTAGCGAGGAGGTTTTGATTTCCCCAGTAGCCACTATTTTTAATGGCTTGTTTGGCTGCATACAATGACCATTTGAAGGTGTCGTCTAAACCTGCAAGTAATTCTGATGGGAGGTTATATTCAGACGCATCAAATTCAAAGTCCCGAATGTAGCCACCTTTGAGGGAATAGGTTTTATCTGCTGTGCCTTTAACTGGGTTGTAAAAAATAGTGGGATCTACCCCAATTTCGGCGATGGTTGCTGATGATGTGGCATCTTTTTTGTTAATCAAATTATGCCAAAATTCTTCAGGGTTTTTAGCATCGGGAAATAGGCTGGATAATCCGATGATGGCTATTTTTTGCATTGTTATATCCTCGACAGTTTTGGGGTATTAAAAGAAGGCAGGATTTACGCTGTTCCCCAAATTTGAGAATTTTTTCTGGATGGAAACGAACCACAAAGGACACAAAGTACACAAAGGAAGAGGGAAGAAGGAAGAAGGAATTCTCTCTACTTCTCAATTTCTCCGCGCCTCTGCGTCTCTGGCTGAGAATCAAGTCCAAATAATTAACTTCTGAGTTGTTTCATTGACCAAATAATGGCATGAGCGCCTAGCATTTGAGAGTATATTTTTCCCTGATTATCGTGTATAATAAAGTCTGCGATCGCACTACTCGGAGTTTTGGCTTTTACTTCACAAGAAACATAAAATGGTTCGTTGTGTGGAGTAGGCGCAAATTGTTCAAATTTCTCGACTTTTCCGGGTAAGCAACCTTCTTGATGAAAGTGTTGTGTCCAAATCCATAAGGCGTGCATACTCAAGTCTGTTGTATAAGGATTCACCCATTTAACGGGGAATTGTCCTTGTTTTTGAGGACTGATTTCTGTCCACAAACATTCTGTGGTGATTTTTTCAGGGGTAATATTTAAAACTCTTTGGACTTCTTGAAATGAGGGTCCATGAAATAAGGTGCTTTCTCCATTTTGATAGAAATCTTTGCCTGTGGCAGTGATTATGTTATCTTGATTGAGGTTGATTGATTCATAAGTAGGAGAATCAGGAATTTCTCTATGCAGGTTGAGTTGAGCGCTAAAATGGTAATGGGTTTTACCTGCGGAATTTTTACTCCATATTTTAGCTTTAACTACAATTTTTTCAGAGTTGATTTTCTCAACTTCTTCTATATCTAAAATGTGTTCTTTGGCTAAGTTATGGTTGAAGGTAATTCCCTTTAAAACTTTGAAATCTGTGTAATTGAATAATCGATAACCGGGATACATTTCCTCACAGGAATTAATTATCCATGTCATTGCACAAGTAGCAGGTAATACTGGAGAACCGGCTAAAGCATGATCATATAAAAAGGGGTTCGCTTCCAGTTTCATCTGGCGACGGATGCGATGATTTCGCAGTTGGGAATCTAATTCTATAGTTGGGGGAACTAAGGGACTACCAATGACAACTTGTGCAGTATCATGATGGGACGGGTGCAATTCGTTGACTAACATTTGTGTACCCGCATCCACAGGAATAATATCAAATCCCCTTTCTGCAAGTGCTTTTTTTAGTTCTGGGGAAACCATACCACTATCCCAAGCGCCCCAGTTAATGGCGACTACGTGACACTGAGGATAATTTTGCTTGATTAAATGGGCTGATTTGTTGAGAATTTCGTTAGCGATCGCATAATCAGATTGTCCAATATTGCCGTAAAATCCAGTTACGGAGGAGAACAATACTAAATGCTGGAGTTGTTCAAGATTCACGCAAGTCAGGAGATTTTCTAATCCTTGGACTTTAGCAGTGTAAACTTTTTCAAAATCCTGATCTGTTTTCTTTTCAATTAGCTTATCAGCTAAATTTCCCGCGCCGTGAATAATCCCAGTTATTGCGCCCACAGCCGCTAATTTTTGCTGTAAATCTGCAATATTGGTGACATCTACACTAATATATTCGGCTTGAGCGCCTGTTTCTTGGATGCTTGCTAAGGTTTTCTTAATTTCTCGGCTGGAAACGATTTTGTTATATATCTTCAATACACTCATAGGAGTTGGTTTTTCTCCTTGAGACAGAAGATTTTCCATGATGCGTTTCTTTAAGGCTGGTTCTTCGATACAATTTTGAGCAAATTCTGGTTCAATTTCTAAAAGTTCGGAACGACCAAGGAGGATGAATTTACAAGGCTGGTGCTGGGCTATTTTAATTGTACATTGGGCTGTAATTCCTTTTGCACCACCACTTACAATAAAAACTGATGAAGGGCGAATCTGTGTTTGTGTAGTCATATTTTTTTATGATTAAAGAGGAACTAACCGCC
The window above is part of the Nodularia spumigena CCY9414 genome. Proteins encoded here:
- the hetI gene encoding 4'-phosphopantetheinyl transferase HetI, producing MTALNHLWLPVPTNLTLLPNDVHIWRIHLDVPEAQQQNLLATLSGDELTRANRFHFQEHRQRFIAGRGILRSILGSYLGIEPQRVLFDYQERGKPVLADSLAKSGLWFNLSHSQGLALCAVNYHNRIGIDLEYIRRMSDVEALAKRFFLPREYDVVRSLSDHQQQEIFFRYWTCKEAYLKATGEGLAQLEQVEVLLNPTEPAQLQTSESWSLFELRAAEDYFAAVVVEGSGCNLQCWQY
- a CDS encoding PfaD family polyunsaturated fatty acid/polyketide biosynthesis protein, with translation MTPVDTLPDQHNNSLKFPTNPHSQNLTWKGSLDSISFQESAIKNKLLTLDKPCYILKIGGKIGVTNEGYLCPPENNTTAQPELLTFIPPINLQQLGDSNFLAAHGVKYAYVTGAMAGGIASEEMVIALGKAKILSSFGAGGLPPERLETAIKSIQAALPHGPYAFNLIHSPNDMAIERRAVNLYLKYQVRTVEASAFLDLTPNIVYYRVAGLSLNDANQIEIKNKVIAKVSRREVASKFLQPAPARILKELLEQGLITDLQAKLATKVPMADDITVEADSGGHTDNRPLVCLLPSIISLRNEIQEQFQYQQPIRIGVAGGIATPQSALAAFMMGAAYIMTGSINQSCVESGACNHTKKLLAQAEMADMIMAPAADMFEMGVKLQVLKRGTMFPMRAQKLYELYRNYNSIEEIPQAEREKIEKQIFRKTLAEVWEGTASYLSQKNPEKLGKAVNNPKLKMALIFRWYLGLSSRWSSSGEKGREVDYQIWCGPAMGSFNDWVRGTYLAEPDNRRVVDVAHHIMTGAAFLYRIQSLKIQGMQIPDDYSQYCPDYSQLLEM
- a CDS encoding SDR family NAD(P)-dependent oxidoreductase; protein product: MNTTNQVQHKQTALITGAAGGIGYELASIFASHDYNLVLVDRTEAKLKEIAIKFQEEFGNFVRTIVKDLSISTSPQEIFTELQAANIKVDVLVNNAGFGIYGLFNETDLTAELEMLQVNMVCLTHLTKLFLKDMVKQCDGKILNVASAAAFQPGPLMAVYFATKAYILSFSEAIANELEGTGVTVTVLCPGSTESAFHQRTGMAESKLMKGKRMMDAATVAKIGYAALMKGQTIVIPGLINQILAKSVSFTPRRLVTKIVRNMQEDN
- a CDS encoding thioester reductase domain-containing protein, coding for MTLKQTYSAADIQAWLVNNMAELIAVEIDEIDINENLETYGLDSAQAMTLVSKLEKLLGFQPSPVLLWHYPNIASLSQRLAEELQEGLEVQDGQVNTSVLNLAAEVVLDPAIHPSNAVSVFTGEPKNIFLTGGTGFLGAFIIRELLQETGADIYCLVRAANAAEGKSKLQKNLEQYAIWDEKFNSRIIAIVGDLAQPLLGIDSEQFHILASHIDTIYHSAALLNYVYPYSALKTANVLGTQEILRLACQTKVKPVHYVSSIAVFESTAYAGHLVEEQDEFDHWEGIYLGYSQTKWVAEKLVKVARDRGLPVTIHRPPLISGDSKTGICNTHDFINLMTKGCLQMGSFPDVDYMLDMSPVDYVSKAVVYLSRQKQSIGKAFHLQHPQPISLKDLVEWVRSFGYPVEMIPYEQWQSELINNVSSVENPLYTLRPFLLERWSDEQLTIPDLYLQARRPTISCQQTLKALSGSSIVCPPIDSQLLMTYTSYLIQTGFLTLA